The stretch of DNA CGATGTTTTTAAATTGCTTAAACTCCGAAAAAGAGTCGATCAAATTGATATTACTACTCATTTTTTTTAAAACTTATCTGTAATTAATAATCCTCGCGGACTACTCAATATGTCTTTTACTTAATTATATTCTATTTAAAGCTTACAGTTACCTTAATCTCAGTAATTTGATCAAAAGTATATTGATTTTCAACCTGTAGCGCTTTTTTGCCTTTCTCTTTTACAGTTTCTTCAATTGTAACTGCTGAATCTGTAGCTGCAATAAGTTTCCCTTCTTTCTTAGATCCGTCATTGAACTTTATCACAACAGTACGCCCAATATTTTTCACAAACTGACGATTAAGTTTTAATGGATAATCTAAACCAGGCGAAGAAACTTCTAAGGTGTAAGCGTGATCAATTAAGTTTTCTTCTTCAACATGAAAACCAACATGTCTGCTAATTGCTGCACATTTATCAATCTCTACCCCTTTATCACCATCTATAAGGATCATTAATTTATTGTTTGGCAACATTTTAATGTCGACAATAAACAAATCTGTACCGGCAATTTTTTCCTCAACTAAGGATGTTACTCTATTAATTACTGCACTCATCTAATTGCTTAATAAACAAAAGAGGGGACTCTGTCCCCTCTTTTTTCTCTTTTGCAGTGCAAAGATACTATTTTTTTAGTTCAATGCAAAACCTTTTACTTTCAACGGCTTACAAAGATTATTTAGTGTTCAGTAATTGCCTTGCGGTTTCTTCTACCATTGGTGATTTATCTTTAGTGGCTTCAGTATATACTGTTTTGTTATCCTTTGATTTATACACTTGTGACAGAATGCCTAATGCTGCAGCACGAACGTAGGATTTACTATCGGTCTTAGCCAAATTAACCATAAGAGGATAGAATTGTTCTTTAGCTTCAGCTGTTAATCCGGCAACACTTTGAACAGCAAAA from Solitalea canadensis DSM 3403 encodes:
- a CDS encoding ribosome maturation factor RimP — its product is MSAVINRVTSLVEEKIAGTDLFIVDIKMLPNNKLMILIDGDKGVEIDKCAAISRHVGFHVEEENLIDHAYTLEVSSPGLDYPLKLNRQFVKNIGRTVVIKFNDGSKKEGKLIAATDSAVTIEETVKEKGKKALQVENQYTFDQITEIKVTVSFK